The Cyclobacteriaceae bacterium genome includes a region encoding these proteins:
- a CDS encoding transglutaminase family protein — MSKFKIRHITRYSYEGYVRDSANQIMLYPLEDDFQEILQHVIVVSANPMIHIHVDYYGNKVGTFTNAQAHNELVIDSQLVVITKNRFMPEETEPAEKQWNDLRNLALNLEYIDFLRQERFHSFEELGKIISAERSKNLTPLESAKNFCQYVFDTFLYRKGITTVETTVDEIWEIKSGVCQDFAHILLVMLRLISIPSRYVSGYICPNKSGMRGEGATHAWVEAYIPFYGWIGLDPTNNCVVNETHVRLAVGKNFSDCSPVKGTYRGSSNHTLEVAVSVSYEDGLVSNQENEIVYSTPTTSSYSNSFRKHQEMQMQQ; from the coding sequence ATGTCAAAGTTCAAGATCAGGCACATTACCAGATATTCGTATGAAGGCTATGTTCGCGATAGCGCAAATCAGATCATGCTATATCCGTTGGAGGATGATTTTCAGGAAATTCTGCAACATGTTATCGTCGTGTCTGCAAATCCTATGATCCATATTCACGTGGATTACTATGGCAATAAGGTAGGAACCTTTACCAATGCCCAGGCGCATAATGAATTAGTGATTGACTCCCAGCTTGTCGTCATTACAAAAAACAGATTCATGCCGGAAGAGACTGAACCTGCCGAAAAGCAATGGAACGATCTTCGGAATCTGGCTCTCAATCTTGAATACATTGACTTTCTCAGGCAGGAACGATTTCATTCATTTGAGGAACTTGGAAAGATCATCTCAGCAGAGCGTTCTAAAAATCTTACACCACTGGAGTCAGCGAAAAATTTCTGCCAGTATGTATTTGATACATTCCTATACAGAAAGGGAATTACCACTGTAGAGACAACGGTAGATGAGATCTGGGAAATAAAATCAGGTGTATGTCAGGATTTTGCTCATATCCTTTTGGTGATGCTTAGGCTGATCTCCATACCCTCACGTTACGTGAGTGGATATATTTGTCCTAACAAAAGCGGAATGAGAGGGGAAGGAGCGACGCATGCCTGGGTGGAAGCTTACATTCCATTCTATGGATGGATAGGACTGGATCCAACCAACAATTGCGTGGTGAATGAAACTCACGTTCGCTTAGCAGTTGGTAAAAATTTCTCTGATTGTTCACCTGTGAAAGGCACATATCGCGGTTCATCAAATCATACGCTGGAGGTGGCGGTTTCCGTTTCTTATGAAGACGGGCTTGTAAGCAACCAGGAAAATGAAATTGTCTATTCGACTCCCACGACGTCTTCGTATAGTAATTCATTCAGGAAGCATCAGGAGATGCAAATGCAGCAATAA
- a CDS encoding alpha-E domain-containing protein, with translation MLSRVADSLYWMSRYMERADGILRMLKVNHHSSQEDREEFSWHPVLKIFSNLDDEEISKMEHSGRKVLQYMVVDKDNPNSVLNMITKARENARSVQDNITKELWQSLNEFYHVIRDEKLEHALLVEDPMTVLDSLVRQCMLYYGVTDNTMFRGEGLSFMNIGKFLERAIQSTDILDVRFSDVSYDLEKSTDTTYWKYLLLSVSGYALYLKRYRSGFEARNVVDQVLFNVDFPRSVLYSLNQLHRHFGRLKDEQNMEGYARVDFIIGRVRSKIQYSNVQSISKMGLHNYLREINQDFYEIGIAMNQSYFANS, from the coding sequence ATGCTGAGCCGCGTAGCAGATTCTCTCTATTGGATGTCGCGGTACATGGAGCGTGCTGATGGTATTCTTCGTATGCTCAAAGTCAATCATCATTCCTCTCAGGAGGATCGTGAGGAGTTTAGCTGGCATCCTGTATTAAAAATATTCAGTAATCTGGATGATGAAGAGATCTCCAAAATGGAGCACAGCGGCAGAAAAGTACTGCAATACATGGTGGTGGATAAGGATAATCCAAACTCAGTACTGAACATGATCACCAAGGCGCGTGAAAATGCGAGATCCGTTCAGGATAATATCACCAAAGAATTATGGCAGTCTCTGAACGAATTTTATCATGTCATCCGGGATGAGAAGCTGGAACACGCATTGCTGGTGGAGGATCCGATGACAGTGCTGGATTCACTGGTAAGACAGTGTATGTTGTATTATGGAGTTACCGATAATACCATGTTCAGGGGGGAGGGACTTAGTTTTATGAACATTGGAAAATTCCTTGAACGCGCCATTCAGTCAACGGATATTCTGGATGTGAGATTCAGTGATGTATCATATGATCTTGAAAAGTCGACCGATACAACCTACTGGAAATATTTGTTGTTGTCAGTTTCCGGTTATGCCCTGTACCTGAAAAGATACCGTTCGGGTTTCGAAGCCCGAAATGTTGTCGATCAGGTGTTGTTCAATGTGGATTTTCCCAGATCAGTACTGTATTCTTTAAATCAGCTTCACCGCCATTTTGGAAGATTGAAAGATGAGCAAAACATGGAGGGATATGCACGGGTTGATTTTATTATCGGAAGGGTCAGAAGCAAGATCCAGTATTCCAACGTTCAGAGCATTTCAAAAATGGGCCTTCATAATTATCTGCGGGAAATCAACCAGGACTTTTATGAAATTGGAATTGCAATGAATCAATCATACTTTGCCAACAGTTAA
- a CDS encoding circularly permuted type 2 ATP-grasp protein, whose amino-acid sequence MEAADLFKKYPHNPLVWDEMHAPDRVRPQYQKVFDFLLDISAEELNKKEELAKRLFMSQGITFTVYSSGEGIEKIFPFDIIPRIIMASEWQLIEKGITQRLRALNLFLKDVYHQQFILKDGIVPIDLVYSCPHFLREMQGVNVPYDIYVQIAGIDLIRDGDGTFYVLEDNLRTPSGVSYMIENREITKRIFPDLIPQNRVLPVTDYPNILYKNLVSFSPRKTTAPNVVLLTPGIFNSAYFEHTTLARLMGIELVEGRDLVVENHRVYMKTTSGLQQVDVIYRRVDDEFLDPLVFNPESALGVSGLLSAYRKGNVAIINAIGNGVADDKAIYVYVPDMIRYYLNEEPILKNVPTLHLSKPDEQKHVLENINKMVIKKTNESGGYGMLMGHVASEKEIEDYKKEILKDPRQFIAQPVISLSSAPCYIDGKMQPRRIDLRPFALCGPNGIEIVPGGLTRVALREGSLVVNSSQGGGSKDTWVLA is encoded by the coding sequence ATGGAAGCAGCCGACCTCTTTAAAAAGTACCCTCACAACCCTCTGGTGTGGGATGAGATGCATGCTCCGGACCGTGTAAGGCCTCAGTATCAGAAAGTTTTTGATTTTCTGCTGGACATTTCCGCAGAAGAGCTCAATAAAAAAGAAGAACTGGCGAAGCGACTATTCATGAGCCAGGGTATCACATTTACCGTCTACTCAAGCGGTGAAGGAATTGAGAAGATATTTCCTTTTGATATCATTCCAAGGATTATCATGGCATCGGAGTGGCAGCTCATTGAAAAGGGTATCACGCAACGGCTTCGTGCTTTGAATCTGTTCCTGAAAGATGTGTACCACCAGCAGTTTATATTAAAAGATGGCATTGTTCCCATCGACCTGGTGTATTCCTGTCCGCATTTTTTGCGCGAGATGCAGGGAGTTAATGTTCCCTATGATATCTATGTGCAGATCGCTGGCATTGATCTCATTCGTGATGGTGATGGAACCTTTTATGTTCTTGAAGACAATCTCAGAACTCCCTCCGGTGTTTCATACATGATTGAGAACCGTGAGATCACCAAACGAATATTTCCGGATCTCATTCCTCAGAATCGAGTACTTCCTGTCACCGACTATCCTAATATCCTTTATAAGAATCTGGTTTCATTTTCTCCCCGAAAAACAACTGCACCCAATGTAGTGTTGCTCACGCCCGGGATTTTCAACTCTGCATATTTTGAACACACCACTCTTGCGCGCCTGATGGGTATCGAATTGGTGGAGGGCCGCGATCTTGTGGTGGAAAATCACAGAGTTTACATGAAGACCACCAGCGGACTTCAGCAGGTAGATGTTATTTACAGAAGAGTGGATGATGAGTTTCTCGATCCGTTAGTATTTAATCCTGAAAGCGCACTTGGAGTATCCGGGCTTTTATCTGCTTATCGCAAAGGGAATGTAGCCATCATCAATGCTATCGGAAACGGTGTAGCGGATGATAAGGCGATCTATGTCTATGTGCCTGACATGATCCGCTATTATCTCAATGAAGAGCCGATTCTTAAAAATGTTCCCACACTTCATCTTTCCAAACCCGATGAACAAAAGCATGTTCTGGAGAATATCAACAAGATGGTGATCAAGAAAACCAACGAATCCGGTGGCTATGGAATGCTGATGGGTCATGTTGCTTCTGAAAAAGAGATAGAAGACTATAAAAAAGAGATATTGAAAGACCCCCGTCAGTTTATTGCTCAGCCCGTCATCAGCTTGTCGTCCGCACCATGTTATATTGATGGAAAGATGCAGCCCCGAAGAATTGATCTGCGTCCATTTGCATTGTGTGGGCCGAATGGAATTGAAATTGTTCCGGGAGGTCTCACGCGTGTTGCTTTGCGCGAAGGTTCACTGGTGGTGAATTCATCTCAGGGCGGGGGCAGTAAAGATACCTGGGTGCTTGCTTAA
- a CDS encoding GNAT family N-acetyltransferase encodes MKPVSLDEIHISNTLEPGDLGYIIHLHGKIYGKEYGYGPGFESYVASSLLEFYNNYQPHNNRVWICKHEKTMIGCLILMNRGEAAQLRYFIIEPAYRGIGLGKKLMELFMKFLKECNYRSSYLLTTGELKASAYLYKSSGFTLTEEKASFDNFGKDVVEQRYDLKIND; translated from the coding sequence ATGAAGCCAGTTTCCCTCGACGAAATTCATATCAGCAACACCCTTGAGCCAGGAGACCTTGGCTATATCATCCACCTCCATGGAAAAATCTATGGTAAGGAATATGGTTATGGACCCGGCTTTGAATCATATGTCGCCTCCAGCCTCCTGGAATTCTATAATAACTATCAACCCCACAACAATCGTGTATGGATCTGCAAGCATGAGAAAACAATGATCGGGTGCCTGATCCTTATGAATCGTGGCGAAGCAGCGCAGCTTCGTTACTTTATTATTGAGCCCGCTTATCGCGGAATCGGACTTGGAAAAAAGCTGATGGAGCTGTTCATGAAATTCCTCAAAGAATGTAACTACAGATCCTCGTATCTCTTAACCACCGGCGAATTAAAGGCCTCAGCTTATCTCTATAAATCAAGCGGCTTCACGCTGACAGAAGAGAAAGCTTCATTTGATAATTTTGGAAAGGATGTGGTGGAACAACGTTATGATTTAAAGATCAATGATTAA
- a CDS encoding TolC family protein: MNSHSEMSLFPWHVKKFLAGAIVLLTASSAGLYAQSSYTLQTAVITARTNSPLLKGEGYNINIAQGSLTTAKLFTNPAINNQTLLLANSKYYAPGTDAGSATNRQVWWQVTKPFVLPSQRRNRIDIATQNVSLYEKGYSETLRNFSSDVANQWLNAWVIKSRLELLDQAFTNIDSLVKINRARLRNQVITQTDLIRTQLLQDQYTLQILNAQKEFKNEIQRLKFLMGVKDSVDVDVDANIETTLITGTVDTLLNQAMRERSDVQQAILAANIAETNIKYQKSLVMPQPELGVIWNPQNTVPYVGFFGTIKVPLFDRNQGEIQKSKFMQLQAQEGIRSAQLRLSTEVQAAYQSYQIEKENLKKYETMMTQSDQVLDNVRYSYLKGGTTIIDFLDAQRSWFDTRQLFLNARLSYFQSYIQLLYVTGLINQL, encoded by the coding sequence ATGAATTCCCACTCTGAAATGTCATTATTTCCATGGCATGTAAAGAAATTTCTAGCTGGCGCTATAGTGCTCCTGACGGCGAGTTCAGCCGGACTCTATGCACAGTCCTCCTACACATTACAAACAGCAGTGATCACTGCCAGAACCAACAGCCCATTATTAAAAGGTGAAGGCTATAATATTAACATTGCTCAAGGCAGTCTTACCACAGCAAAGCTCTTTACAAATCCTGCTATTAATAATCAAACCTTATTATTAGCAAACAGTAAATACTATGCCCCTGGAACAGATGCAGGAAGTGCTACCAATCGCCAGGTGTGGTGGCAGGTGACAAAACCATTTGTTCTTCCATCTCAAAGAAGAAACAGAATTGACATTGCTACGCAAAACGTTTCGCTTTATGAAAAGGGTTATTCCGAAACGCTTAGAAATTTTTCATCCGACGTCGCCAATCAATGGCTCAATGCCTGGGTAATAAAATCGCGTCTCGAACTTTTAGATCAGGCCTTCACCAACATTGATAGCCTTGTAAAGATCAACAGGGCTCGTCTCCGCAATCAGGTGATCACCCAGACCGACCTTATCCGCACTCAGTTATTACAGGATCAGTACACGCTTCAGATCCTGAATGCACAGAAAGAATTCAAGAATGAAATCCAGCGTCTTAAATTCTTAATGGGTGTAAAAGACAGTGTGGACGTCGACGTTGATGCCAACATTGAGACAACCCTCATCACCGGAACAGTCGATACACTGTTGAACCAGGCCATGAGAGAACGCAGTGATGTTCAGCAAGCCATCCTCGCGGCCAACATTGCTGAGACCAATATCAAATATCAGAAGTCGCTGGTCATGCCGCAACCTGAGCTTGGTGTAATCTGGAATCCACAGAACACTGTCCCTTATGTTGGCTTCTTTGGAACGATAAAAGTTCCGCTGTTCGACAGGAACCAGGGTGAGATCCAGAAATCCAAATTCATGCAGCTGCAGGCACAGGAAGGAATTCGCAGTGCACAGCTTCGCCTTAGCACAGAAGTTCAGGCAGCGTATCAGTCGTACCAGATTGAGAAAGAGAATCTCAAAAAATATGAGACCATGATGACACAGTCTGATCAGGTGCTTGATAATGTGCGTTATTCTTATCTGAAGGGAGGAACTACCATCATTGACTTTCTCGACGCTCAAAGAAGCTGGTTTGATACCCGGCAATTATTTCTGAACGCCCGTCTCTCCTACTTCCAGAGTTATATCCAGCTGTTGTACGTAACCGGACTTATTAATCAATTATGA
- a CDS encoding HlyD family efflux transporter periplasmic adaptor subunit codes for MRQTVLLILFVSVLLSCSKENHQERHLNFTKPKVVDDVITFSDDTIASYFTSQGITTSDLQTDFSVPARVVATVMTSSENPSLNLILFDNPELTTDYTQLLQHLANIKQIEEVMIKQRSIELERVLDLQKHGAATGRDVLEAQTALSLEKTNLINEKSSLIEEESILKLSGFSTEDLRKAKPNTVWVISEIADNQISKVKPGESCKVTFSSYPNEVFNGKIDDIGDVVDNVTRMLKLRIGITNPDRRLKAGMFGNTRFGLKEGNFLTVPLEAIVTVQGKNYVFVKTSSRTFERRKVTTGQQAGLRMIVFDGIAEHEEVVVKGTMQLKGLAFGY; via the coding sequence ATGCGCCAGACCGTTCTTCTGATCTTATTCGTATCGGTGTTGCTTTCCTGTAGCAAGGAAAATCATCAGGAACGTCATCTTAACTTTACCAAACCTAAGGTAGTCGACGATGTCATCACTTTTTCAGATGATACCATTGCCTCCTATTTCACCTCGCAAGGAATTACGACCTCTGACCTTCAGACTGATTTTTCAGTTCCGGCGAGAGTTGTTGCTACCGTCATGACATCTTCAGAAAACCCATCGCTTAACCTTATCCTTTTTGACAATCCCGAACTCACTACCGACTACACTCAGCTGTTACAACATCTTGCAAACATAAAGCAGATTGAAGAGGTAATGATCAAGCAACGGTCCATCGAACTGGAGCGTGTCCTGGATCTTCAGAAACATGGTGCCGCTACCGGTCGTGATGTCCTTGAAGCACAAACAGCACTTTCACTCGAGAAGACCAATCTTATCAATGAAAAATCTTCGCTGATTGAAGAAGAATCCATTTTAAAGCTCAGCGGCTTCAGCACCGAAGATCTTCGCAAGGCAAAGCCCAACACCGTTTGGGTAATCTCGGAGATCGCCGACAATCAGATCAGTAAGGTAAAGCCTGGCGAAAGCTGCAAGGTGACATTCTCTTCCTATCCAAATGAAGTATTCAATGGCAAGATCGATGACATCGGCGATGTTGTTGACAACGTTACCCGCATGCTTAAACTTCGCATCGGCATTACCAATCCTGACCGGCGATTGAAAGCAGGAATGTTTGGCAATACTCGTTTCGGATTAAAAGAGGGAAATTTTCTAACGGTTCCATTAGAAGCAATCGTAACGGTTCAGGGAAAGAACTACGTCTTTGTTAAAACTTCATCACGGACATTCGAAAGAAGAAAGGTGACAACAGGTCAGCAGGCTGGACTCCGCATGATCG